In Helicoverpa armigera isolate CAAS_96S chromosome 20, ASM3070526v1, whole genome shotgun sequence, one DNA window encodes the following:
- the LOC126056246 gene encoding uncharacterized protein LOC126056246 isoform X1: MFGELYRYFNFRLSMRRLLSLTLLSLAAEHVRAQERDSEHQGPQPCGGHLKAAVGTITTPNFPNPFPVPIKCKWIIEHDIVNGTISIYFTQQYTTSGLTFTEYMYYDETYKLGERRALTVTEENITRIKWLQVQSPVLVVELNLNRVEGTQLRALGLLAVYGFNVTYEVRAPTRPPGPTSCSAIECRLLGHCYATQDYQEFFCSCFEGYSGADCGVGPRCPSTNLCKNGGTCRQMGPAAVSCICAPGYTGDLCEAQLAPPECGIEECAEVCKDGTACDCNPKDTDFASAKFETGLQVVGQIENISQEIVKELTTYLKASNITLEDEIEILNISSEAAGGARTARVRVWGARREAGALRAALARLAASRSRAHALRILPTAHHVEMQPALSLHTLVVNQRPELWEGSEFILTCMAYGSPNIAFTWYKDGVKINFNGTTRDIWTRTVSEDALGRRMSVLGVSEAKRLDGGKWSCAADDAGRRRCRALRLTVLRPPDIRLVPSTITVHKGDNVSITCLAGAGRVHGVLGFSWVRERTLLPMVPGKEVWEDLYPAGSVLKLYNVQKSSEFRCQVSSVAGTNAKRVTMWALGADDVACESDASHGLRWPKTAPGAHATASCPPGHSGETTRFCEPKTGQQGVKWMLPDFSGCVAESLRDIYEQFTLISLGYSWGAVSHVSRQYGSVLRSLPTHPGEGQPPLTHASHMLQYLLSTAAQPADRYHSAEHLLNIYDTLLEHPDAFLDEEKIFDLQKAVVDTAGMRSDLDKRYQEFTVKTKPVHDDNAAHFELQPAPVGSEEWVVTSAGVELAAASGNSSVVTVLYHNLGARLPSLRRYVEYNSTSSRSGRATEYTVASQQVQVSVSGAGVDASLPHTVTLLFAHSKNYSAIASQLACGVRSRSSPRVWSMQACEVRVPEHTHVACRCRGLATIALFTVDRETLTDSEKDLRGIVKVTVSLGGAMCLVAALLQLLSLVAGSKARLPILLKAATAATHSAAVLALLECDTRQSACPGPLGWVCAACWCAGCAALCAQPLLLHAELAASATRAPSVGLLAGVCTLCWLTARLWGGAPLQLGAAANAVCGAGAALLAALTLCLALCAARTLRTVTHKLPPDRRSYVRERARVVRHTLVLLFTTSATQAAGVAYAQPGERTMPHVTALSVAALANGIAMLICYVICDEECLHAARRLLTLSSHNEWHESPEGDTSLSLYIKQGREVECSSSHVSPANTYWRAPPLEAASTMHRRESSGACVADIVRCVEYKQALLSPRAVDSRALCDLIPTGGASVCAPTQSHVSHVCVELRVLPASPPVPRAQPYSDSSDTPKESCTMCSQSSPDVSVPAPAPARPIKSCLKKRSSQLSWSSSLPSIHRECDDNNQSHTQLVNTHSPTTTHTYTPTDKVLNKISHDLDFLLNRTPSRAADACAQRIEEAPT; the protein is encoded by the exons GTGCAGAGTCCAGTGCTGGTGGTGGAGCTGAACCTGAACCGAGTGGAGGGCACGCAGCTGCGGGCGCTGGGCCTGCTGGCGGTGTACGGGTTCAACGTGACGTACGAGGTGCGCGCGCCGACGCGCCCGCCCGGGCCCACGTCGTGCAGCGCCATCGAGTGCAGGCTGCTCGGACACTGCTACGCGACACAAGACTACCA GGAGTTCTTCTGCTCGTGCTTCGAGGGCTACTCGGGCGCGGACTGCGGCGTGGGCCCGCGCTGCCCCAGCACCAACTTGTGCAAGAACGGCGGCACCTGCAG ACAGATGGGTCCAGCCGCAGTGAGCTGCATCTGCGCGCCGGGGTACACGGGCGATCTGTGCGAGGCGCAACTAGCGCCACCTG AATGCGGCATAGAAGAATGTGCAGAGGTTTGCAAAGATGGCACTGCATGTGACTGCAACCCAAAAGATACGGACTTTG CTTCAGCTAAATTCGAAACTGGACTGCAGGTTGTGGGTcaaattgaaaacatatcaCAAGAAATTGTTAAAGAG TTAACAACGTATCTAAAAGCATCCAATATAACGCTGGAGGATGAAATAGAAATTCTTAACATTAG TTCAGAGGCGGCGGGTGGGGCCCGCACGGCCCGGGTGCGTGTGTGGGGCGCGCGGCGCGAGGCGGGGGCCCTGCGTGCGGCCCTGGCGCGCCTCGCCGCCTCGCGCAGCCGTGCGCACGCGCTGCGCATACTGCCCACTGCACACCACGTGGAAATGCAACCCGCGCTCAGCTTGCAC ACTTTGGTAGTGAACCAGCGACCAGAACTATGGGAAGGCTCAGAGTTCATACTGACATGTATGGCGTACGGATCTCCCAACATTGCCTTCACGTGGTACAAAGACGGTGTCAAGATAAATTTTAATGGCACAACGAG agATATTTGGACGCGCACAGTTTCAGAAGATGCACTAGGTCGTCGCATGTCTGTGTTGGGCGTATCAGAAGCAAAACGACTTGACGGTGGCAAGTGGTCCTGTGCAGCAGATGACGCTGGCAGGAGACGCTGTAGAGCGTTGAGACTGACGGTGTTGAGACCGCCTGATATACGACTTGTACCTTCTACGATAACTGTCCATAAA GGTGATAATGTGAGTATCACGTGTCTGGCGGGAGCTGGCCGGGTACACGGCGTGCTCGGGTTCAGTTGGGTGAGGGAGAGGACGCTACTGCCGATGGTACCTGGCAAAGAGGTCTGGGAGGATCTGTACCCTGCGGGAAGCGTTCTCAAACTTTACAATGTGCAA AAATCCAGTGAGTTTCGATGTCAAGTATCATCAGTGGCCGGCACCAACGCCAAACGTGTGACCATGTGGGCCCTAGGAGCTGATGACGTAGCGTGTGAGAGTGACGCCTCCCACGGTCTGCGCTGGCCGAAGACTGCTCCCGGTGCACATGCGACTGCCTCCTGTCCGCCGGGCCATAGCGGGGAGACTACCAG GTTTTGTGAACCAAAGACGGGTCAGCAAGGTGTTAAGTGGATGCTGCCAGACTTCTCCGGCTGTGTTGCTGAATCACTGAGGGATATTTATGAACAGTTTACCCTGATATCATTGGGGTACTCCTGGGGAGCGGTATCGCACGTGTCGCGGCAGTATGGCTCCGTGCTGCGGTCTCTGCCCACACACCCGGGTGAGGGCCAGCCTCCCCTCACACATGCATCTCACATGCTGCAGTACCTCCTGTCGACTGCGGCTCAACCTGCCGACCGGTACCACAGCGCCGAACATCTGCTCAACATCTACGACACCTTGCTCGAACACCCCGATGCTTTTTTGGATGAAGag aaaatcttcGATCTCCAAAAAGCTGTGGTAGATACAGCTGGCATGAGAAGTGACTTAGACAAGCGCTACCAAGAGTTCACAGTCAAAACTAAACCCGTACATGACGACAACGCGGCACACTTTGAGCTGCAGCCAGCTCCAGTGGGGAGTGAGGAGTGGGTCGTGACGTCAGCAGGAGTTGAGCTGGCGGCAGCCTCTGGAAACTCTTCCGTAGTGACCGTGCTTTACCATAACCTAGGAGCAAGGTTACCGTCCTTGAGAAGATACGTAGAGTACAA CAGCACCTCTTCCAGGTCTGGCCGAGCGACAGAGTACACGGTAGCATCGCAACAAGTGCAAGTATCCGTGAGTGGCGCGGGAGTCGACGCTTCGCTTCCTCATACTGTGACACTGCTGTTCGCGCATTCCAAAAACTACAGTGCCATTG CGTCTCAGCTAGCATGCGGCGTTCGGTCGCGGTCGTCACCACGCGTGTGGAGCATGCAGGCGTGCGAGGTGCGCGTGCCTGAACACACGCACGTCGCGTGCCGCTGCCGGGGCCTCGCCACCATCGCACTCTTCACTGTCGACAGGGAGACACTC ACAGACTCTGAAAAAGATCTTCGAGGAATAGTGAAAGTCACAGTGAGCCTTGGAGGTGCAATGTGTCTTGTTGCGGCATTACTGCAGCTCCTCAGTCTGGTGGCTGGTAGCAAGGCCAGGCTGCCCATACTGCTCAAAGCCGCCACTGCTGCCACGCATTCCGCAGCGGTGTTGGCTCTCCTGGAGTGCGACACGCGGCAG TCAGCGTGTCCCGGGCCGCTGGGCTGGGTATGCGCGGCGTGCTGGTGTGCGGGCTGTGCCGCGCTGTGTGCGCAGCCACTGCTCCTGCACGCGGAGCTGGCTGCCTCGGCTACACGCGCGCCCTCTGTCGGCCTGCTGGCGG GCGTGTGCACGCTGTGCTGGCTGACCGCGCGACTGTGGGGCGGTGCACCGCTGCAGCTCGGCGCAGCTGCTAACGCCGTGTGTGGCGCGGGCGCCGCACTGTTGGCCGCGCTCACCCTTTGCCTTGCTCTCTGTGCTGCCAGGACGTTACGAACG GTGACACACAAGCTACCCCCCGATAGACGCTCGTACGTGCGGGAGCGCGCACGTGTTGTGCGGCACACATTAGTGTTACTATTCACAACGTCAGCAACACAGGCGGCTGGGGTTGCGTACGCGCAGCCGGGCGAGAGGACCATGCCCCACGTCACCGCACTGTCAGTTGCTGCTCTCGCCAAC GGCATAGCAATGCTGATATGCTACGTGATCTGTGATGAAGAGTGTCTGCATGCCGCGAGACGGCTACTCACACTCTCCTCCCACAACGAGTGGCACGAGTCACCGGAGGGAGACACCTCGCTTAGTT TGTACATAAAGCAAGGACGTGAAGTGGAGTGCTCTTCATCCCACGTGTCACCAGCTAACACATACTGGCGAGCGCCTCCGCTGGAGGCTGCCAGCACAATGCACAG GCGCGAGTCAAGCGGCGCGTGCGTGGCGGACATAGTGCGTTGCGTGGAGTACAAGCAGGCGCTGCTGTCGCCGCGCGCCGTGGACTCGCGCGCGCTCTGCGATCTCATACCCACCG GTGGTGCAAGTGTGTGTGCACCCACACAGTCGCACGTGTCACACGTTTGTGTGGAACTGCGCGTACTGCCCGCGTCGCCGCCAGTGCCGCGTGCGCAGCCATACAGCGACAGTAGTGACACGCCGAAG GAAAGCTGCACAATGTGCTCACAGTCGAGTCCTGATGTGTCGGTACCAGCACCAGCACCAGCTCGACCAATCAAGAGCTGCCTCAAGAAGCGCTCCTCGCAGCTGTCATGGAGCAGCTCGCTGCCGTCCATCCACCGGGAATGTGACGACAACAACCAATCACACACACAGCTAGTCAACACACACTCCCCTACGACTACCCACACATACACACCCACAGACAAAGTGCTCAACAAGATATCACACGACCTGGACTTCTTGTTGAACAGGACGCCGAGCCGCGCCGCCGACGCGTGCGCACAACGCATAGAGGAGGCGCCCACTTAG
- the LOC126056246 gene encoding uncharacterized protein LOC126056246 isoform X2: protein MFGELYRYFNFRLSMRRLLSLTLLSLAAEHVRAQERDSEHQGPQPCGGHLKAAVGTITTPNFPNPFPVPIKCKWIIEHDIVNGTISIYFTQQYTTSGLTFTEYMYYDETYKLGERRALTVTEENITRIKWLQVQSPVLVVELNLNRVEGTQLRALGLLAVYGFNVTYEVRAPTRPPGPTSCSAIECRLLGHCYATQDYQEFFCSCFEGYSGADCGVGPRCPSTNLCKNGGTCRQMGPAAVSCICAPGYTGDLCEAQLAPPECGIEECAEVCKDGTACDCNPKDTDFASAKFETGLQVVGQIENISQEIVKELTTYLKASNITLEDEIEILNISSEAAGGARTARVRVWGARREAGALRAALARLAASRSRAHALRILPTAHHVEMQPALSLHTLVVNQRPELWEGSEFILTCMAYGSPNIAFTWYKDGVKINFNGTTRDIWTRTVSEDALGRRMSVLGVSEAKRLDGGKWSCAADDAGRRRCRALRLTVLRPPDIRLVPSTITVHKGDNVSITCLAGAGRVHGVLGFSWVRERTLLPMVPGKEVWEDLYPAGSVLKLYNVQKSSEFRCQVSSVAGTNAKRVTMWALGADDVACESDASHGLRWPKTAPGAHATASCPPGHSGETTRFCEPKTGQQGVKWMLPDFSGCVAESLRDIYEQFTLISLGYSWGAVSHVSRQYGSVLRSLPTHPGEGQPPLTHASHMLQYLLSTAAQPADRYHSAEHLLNIYDTLLEHPDAFLDEEKIFDLQKAVVDTAGMRSDLDKRYQEFTVKTKPVHDDNAAHFELQPAPVGSEEWVVTSAGVELAAASGNSSVVTVLYHNLGARLPSLRRYVEYNTSSRSGRATEYTVASQQVQVSVSGAGVDASLPHTVTLLFAHSKNYSAIASQLACGVRSRSSPRVWSMQACEVRVPEHTHVACRCRGLATIALFTVDRETLTDSEKDLRGIVKVTVSLGGAMCLVAALLQLLSLVAGSKARLPILLKAATAATHSAAVLALLECDTRQSACPGPLGWVCAACWCAGCAALCAQPLLLHAELAASATRAPSVGLLAGVCTLCWLTARLWGGAPLQLGAAANAVCGAGAALLAALTLCLALCAARTLRTVTHKLPPDRRSYVRERARVVRHTLVLLFTTSATQAAGVAYAQPGERTMPHVTALSVAALANGIAMLICYVICDEECLHAARRLLTLSSHNEWHESPEGDTSLSLYIKQGREVECSSSHVSPANTYWRAPPLEAASTMHRRESSGACVADIVRCVEYKQALLSPRAVDSRALCDLIPTGGASVCAPTQSHVSHVCVELRVLPASPPVPRAQPYSDSSDTPKESCTMCSQSSPDVSVPAPAPARPIKSCLKKRSSQLSWSSSLPSIHRECDDNNQSHTQLVNTHSPTTTHTYTPTDKVLNKISHDLDFLLNRTPSRAADACAQRIEEAPT, encoded by the exons GTGCAGAGTCCAGTGCTGGTGGTGGAGCTGAACCTGAACCGAGTGGAGGGCACGCAGCTGCGGGCGCTGGGCCTGCTGGCGGTGTACGGGTTCAACGTGACGTACGAGGTGCGCGCGCCGACGCGCCCGCCCGGGCCCACGTCGTGCAGCGCCATCGAGTGCAGGCTGCTCGGACACTGCTACGCGACACAAGACTACCA GGAGTTCTTCTGCTCGTGCTTCGAGGGCTACTCGGGCGCGGACTGCGGCGTGGGCCCGCGCTGCCCCAGCACCAACTTGTGCAAGAACGGCGGCACCTGCAG ACAGATGGGTCCAGCCGCAGTGAGCTGCATCTGCGCGCCGGGGTACACGGGCGATCTGTGCGAGGCGCAACTAGCGCCACCTG AATGCGGCATAGAAGAATGTGCAGAGGTTTGCAAAGATGGCACTGCATGTGACTGCAACCCAAAAGATACGGACTTTG CTTCAGCTAAATTCGAAACTGGACTGCAGGTTGTGGGTcaaattgaaaacatatcaCAAGAAATTGTTAAAGAG TTAACAACGTATCTAAAAGCATCCAATATAACGCTGGAGGATGAAATAGAAATTCTTAACATTAG TTCAGAGGCGGCGGGTGGGGCCCGCACGGCCCGGGTGCGTGTGTGGGGCGCGCGGCGCGAGGCGGGGGCCCTGCGTGCGGCCCTGGCGCGCCTCGCCGCCTCGCGCAGCCGTGCGCACGCGCTGCGCATACTGCCCACTGCACACCACGTGGAAATGCAACCCGCGCTCAGCTTGCAC ACTTTGGTAGTGAACCAGCGACCAGAACTATGGGAAGGCTCAGAGTTCATACTGACATGTATGGCGTACGGATCTCCCAACATTGCCTTCACGTGGTACAAAGACGGTGTCAAGATAAATTTTAATGGCACAACGAG agATATTTGGACGCGCACAGTTTCAGAAGATGCACTAGGTCGTCGCATGTCTGTGTTGGGCGTATCAGAAGCAAAACGACTTGACGGTGGCAAGTGGTCCTGTGCAGCAGATGACGCTGGCAGGAGACGCTGTAGAGCGTTGAGACTGACGGTGTTGAGACCGCCTGATATACGACTTGTACCTTCTACGATAACTGTCCATAAA GGTGATAATGTGAGTATCACGTGTCTGGCGGGAGCTGGCCGGGTACACGGCGTGCTCGGGTTCAGTTGGGTGAGGGAGAGGACGCTACTGCCGATGGTACCTGGCAAAGAGGTCTGGGAGGATCTGTACCCTGCGGGAAGCGTTCTCAAACTTTACAATGTGCAA AAATCCAGTGAGTTTCGATGTCAAGTATCATCAGTGGCCGGCACCAACGCCAAACGTGTGACCATGTGGGCCCTAGGAGCTGATGACGTAGCGTGTGAGAGTGACGCCTCCCACGGTCTGCGCTGGCCGAAGACTGCTCCCGGTGCACATGCGACTGCCTCCTGTCCGCCGGGCCATAGCGGGGAGACTACCAG GTTTTGTGAACCAAAGACGGGTCAGCAAGGTGTTAAGTGGATGCTGCCAGACTTCTCCGGCTGTGTTGCTGAATCACTGAGGGATATTTATGAACAGTTTACCCTGATATCATTGGGGTACTCCTGGGGAGCGGTATCGCACGTGTCGCGGCAGTATGGCTCCGTGCTGCGGTCTCTGCCCACACACCCGGGTGAGGGCCAGCCTCCCCTCACACATGCATCTCACATGCTGCAGTACCTCCTGTCGACTGCGGCTCAACCTGCCGACCGGTACCACAGCGCCGAACATCTGCTCAACATCTACGACACCTTGCTCGAACACCCCGATGCTTTTTTGGATGAAGag aaaatcttcGATCTCCAAAAAGCTGTGGTAGATACAGCTGGCATGAGAAGTGACTTAGACAAGCGCTACCAAGAGTTCACAGTCAAAACTAAACCCGTACATGACGACAACGCGGCACACTTTGAGCTGCAGCCAGCTCCAGTGGGGAGTGAGGAGTGGGTCGTGACGTCAGCAGGAGTTGAGCTGGCGGCAGCCTCTGGAAACTCTTCCGTAGTGACCGTGCTTTACCATAACCTAGGAGCAAGGTTACCGTCCTTGAGAAGATACGTAGAGTACAA CACCTCTTCCAGGTCTGGCCGAGCGACAGAGTACACGGTAGCATCGCAACAAGTGCAAGTATCCGTGAGTGGCGCGGGAGTCGACGCTTCGCTTCCTCATACTGTGACACTGCTGTTCGCGCATTCCAAAAACTACAGTGCCATTG CGTCTCAGCTAGCATGCGGCGTTCGGTCGCGGTCGTCACCACGCGTGTGGAGCATGCAGGCGTGCGAGGTGCGCGTGCCTGAACACACGCACGTCGCGTGCCGCTGCCGGGGCCTCGCCACCATCGCACTCTTCACTGTCGACAGGGAGACACTC ACAGACTCTGAAAAAGATCTTCGAGGAATAGTGAAAGTCACAGTGAGCCTTGGAGGTGCAATGTGTCTTGTTGCGGCATTACTGCAGCTCCTCAGTCTGGTGGCTGGTAGCAAGGCCAGGCTGCCCATACTGCTCAAAGCCGCCACTGCTGCCACGCATTCCGCAGCGGTGTTGGCTCTCCTGGAGTGCGACACGCGGCAG TCAGCGTGTCCCGGGCCGCTGGGCTGGGTATGCGCGGCGTGCTGGTGTGCGGGCTGTGCCGCGCTGTGTGCGCAGCCACTGCTCCTGCACGCGGAGCTGGCTGCCTCGGCTACACGCGCGCCCTCTGTCGGCCTGCTGGCGG GCGTGTGCACGCTGTGCTGGCTGACCGCGCGACTGTGGGGCGGTGCACCGCTGCAGCTCGGCGCAGCTGCTAACGCCGTGTGTGGCGCGGGCGCCGCACTGTTGGCCGCGCTCACCCTTTGCCTTGCTCTCTGTGCTGCCAGGACGTTACGAACG GTGACACACAAGCTACCCCCCGATAGACGCTCGTACGTGCGGGAGCGCGCACGTGTTGTGCGGCACACATTAGTGTTACTATTCACAACGTCAGCAACACAGGCGGCTGGGGTTGCGTACGCGCAGCCGGGCGAGAGGACCATGCCCCACGTCACCGCACTGTCAGTTGCTGCTCTCGCCAAC GGCATAGCAATGCTGATATGCTACGTGATCTGTGATGAAGAGTGTCTGCATGCCGCGAGACGGCTACTCACACTCTCCTCCCACAACGAGTGGCACGAGTCACCGGAGGGAGACACCTCGCTTAGTT TGTACATAAAGCAAGGACGTGAAGTGGAGTGCTCTTCATCCCACGTGTCACCAGCTAACACATACTGGCGAGCGCCTCCGCTGGAGGCTGCCAGCACAATGCACAG GCGCGAGTCAAGCGGCGCGTGCGTGGCGGACATAGTGCGTTGCGTGGAGTACAAGCAGGCGCTGCTGTCGCCGCGCGCCGTGGACTCGCGCGCGCTCTGCGATCTCATACCCACCG GTGGTGCAAGTGTGTGTGCACCCACACAGTCGCACGTGTCACACGTTTGTGTGGAACTGCGCGTACTGCCCGCGTCGCCGCCAGTGCCGCGTGCGCAGCCATACAGCGACAGTAGTGACACGCCGAAG GAAAGCTGCACAATGTGCTCACAGTCGAGTCCTGATGTGTCGGTACCAGCACCAGCACCAGCTCGACCAATCAAGAGCTGCCTCAAGAAGCGCTCCTCGCAGCTGTCATGGAGCAGCTCGCTGCCGTCCATCCACCGGGAATGTGACGACAACAACCAATCACACACACAGCTAGTCAACACACACTCCCCTACGACTACCCACACATACACACCCACAGACAAAGTGCTCAACAAGATATCACACGACCTGGACTTCTTGTTGAACAGGACGCCGAGCCGCGCCGCCGACGCGTGCGCACAACGCATAGAGGAGGCGCCCACTTAG